The following coding sequences are from one Ctenopharyngodon idella isolate HZGC_01 chromosome 17, HZGC01, whole genome shotgun sequence window:
- the LOC127499130 gene encoding B-cell receptor CD22-like isoform X7, whose translation MSERGVAMLMSFKMAHPFLLIFLLMIYGVSSADWGVSYRPSHICALKNSSVIMSCTYTYPTTGYQIMKVLWTKDTVRGKEPPDLSEDPEYSQRLQYLGDKQQNCTVRLSHVTVMDSRMYYFRFITDKPDGKWIGDPGVTLAVTDLQVESPERVTEGDSVHLTCKSSCTLTDRATFIWYRDSQPLTERRDGNNELLLQSVRREDAGRYSCSVHGHNHISPAVELNVTYPPSNVSVSISPSGEIVSGGSVTLSCSSDSNPPAEISWFKGGTFVRAGRIYNFSKISSDDSGQYKCKSINEHGEKYSDAVTLNVMYPPRNVSVLINGSGEIVSGDSVTLICSSDSNPPAEISWFKGGTFVRAGRIYNISKISSDDSGQYKCKSINKHGEKYSDNVTLNVMYPPRNVSVLIKGSGEIVSGGSVTLICSSDSNPPAEISWFKGGTFVRAGRIYNFSKISSDDSGQYKCKSINKHGEKYSDTVTLNVMYPPRSVSVLINGSGEIVPGGSVTLSCSSDSNPPALNFSWFKESESSAVGSGQSFSALQSGRFYCQAQNKYGSRRSDAVTVTVHHGPGRNVIENTAASGGFIIIIIIIIIIIIIITIIILFIIKKRRSVKTEDLTVKQNDLHSDASQRVSVHDEPLSEPDSANDAPYDSVKPNRFGGKTHESRDTEEVQYTTAQHHRKEEKKRLQEI comes from the exons GTGTTGCTATGCTGATGTCCTTCAAAATGGCTCATCCTTTTCTTCTGATCTTTCTGCTCATGATTTACG GGGTTTCTAGTGCCGATTGGGGTGTGAGTTACAGAccttcacacatctgtgcaCTAAAGAACTCATCAGTGATAATGAGCTGTACTTATACATACCCTACTACTGGATATCAGATCATGAAAGTGTTATGGACTAAAGACACTGTAAGGGGTAAAGAGCCTCCAGATCTGTCTGAGGACCCTGAATACAGTCAGAGGCTTCAGTATCTGGGAGataaacagcagaactgcaccGTCAGACTGAGTCATGTGACAGTGATGGATTCACGCATGTACTATTTCAGATTCATCACTGATAAACCTGATGGTAAATGGATTGGTGATCCAGGAGTGACTCTTGCTGTCACAG atcttcaggtggagtctcctgagagagtgacagagggagattcagtccatctgacatgtaaaagcagctgcactctgactgacagagcaacattcatctggtacagagactcacagccattaactgagagaagagatggaaacaatgaactcctgctgcagtcagtcagaagagaggatgCAGGCAGATATAGCTGTTCTGTACACGGACACAACCACATCTCTCCTGCTGTTGAGCTCAATGTCACGT ATCCACCCAGCAATGTTTCAGTGTCCATAAGTCCgtctggtgaaatagtgtcaggaggttcagtgactctgagctgcagcagtgattcaaaccctcctgcagaaatcagctggtttaaaggaggAACGTTTGTAAGAGCTGGAAGAATCTACAACTtctcaaagatcagctctgatgacagtggaCAATACAAGTGCAAGTCCATCAATgaacatggagagaaatactctgACGCTGTGACTTTAAacgtcatgt ACCCTCCCAGGAACGTCTCAGTGTTGATAAACGGATCcggtgaaatagtgtcaggagattcagtgactctgatctgcagcagtgattcaaaccctcctgcggaaatcagctggtttaaaggaggAACGTTTGTAAGAGCTGGAAGAATCTACAacatctcaaagatcagctctgatgacagtggaCAATACAAGTGCAAGTCCATCAATaaacatggagagaaatactctgataatgtgactttaaatgtcatgt ACCCTCCCAGGAACGTCTCAGTGTTGATAAAAggatctggtgaaatagtgtcaggaggttcagtgactctgatctgcagcagtgattcaaaccctcctgcagaAATCAGTTGGTTTAAAGGAGGAACGTTTGTAAGAGCTGGAAGAATCTACAACTtctcaaagatcagctctgatgacagtggaCAATACAAGTGCAAGTCCATCAATaaacatggagagaaatactctgatACTGTGACTTTAAacgtcatgt ACCCTCCCAGGAGCGTCTCAGTGTTGATAAAcggatctggtgaaatagtgcCAGGAGGTTCAGTGACTCTgagctgcagcagtgattcaaaccctcctgctctgaacttcagctggtttaaggaGAGTGAAAGCTCAGCTGTTGGatctggacagagtttcagtgcACTACAGAGTGGACGCTTCTACTGTCAGGCTCAGAATAAATATGGATCTCGGAGATCGGATGCTGTAACTGTCACAG TTCATCATGGTCCTGGTAGGAATGTGATTGAGAACACAGCGGCATCTGGAGGAttcatcataatcataatcatcataatcatcataatcatcatcatcaccatcatcatcctCTTTATAAT aAAGAAACGAAGGAGTGTTAAAACCGAAGATCTCACAGTGAAACAG AATGATCTCCATTCTGACGCGTCACAGAGAGTTTCAGTCCATGACGAGCCTCTTTCTGAACCGGATTCAGCCAATGACGCTCCATATGACAGTGTGAAACCAAACAGATTCGGAGGAAAAACTCACGAATCTAGAGATACTGAGGAGGTCCAGTACACAACTGCTCAACATCACAGAAaggaagagaagaaaagactgcAAGAGATATAA
- the LOC127499130 gene encoding B-cell receptor CD22-like isoform X4, which produces MSERGVAMLMSFKMAHPFLLIFLLMIYGVSSADWGVSYRPSHICALKNSSVIMSCTYTYPTTGYQIMKVLWTKDTVRGKEPPDLSEDPEYSQRLQYLGDKQQNCTVRLSHVTVMDSRMYYFRFITDKPDGKWIGDPGVTLAVTDLQVESPERVTEGDSVHLTCKSSCTLTDRATFIWYRDSQPLTERRDGNNELLLQSVRREDAGRYSCSVHGHNHISPAVELNVTYPPSNVSVSISPSGEIVSGGSVTLSCSSDSNPPAEISWFKGGTFVRAGRIYNFSKISSDDSGQYKCKSINEHGEKYSDAVTLNVMYPPRNVSVLINGSGEIVSGDSVTLICSSDSNPPAEISWFKGGTFVRAGRIYNISKISSDDSGQYKCKSINKHGEKYSDNVTLNVMYPPRNVSVLINGSGEIVSGDSVTLICSSDSNPPAEISWFKGGTFVRAGRIYNISKISSDDSGQYKCKSINKHGEKYSDNVTLNVMYPPRNVSVLIKGSGEIVSGGSVTLICSSDSNPPAEISWFKGGTFVRAGRIYNFSKISSDDSGQYKCKSINKHGEKYSDTVTLNVMYPPRSVSVLINGSGEIVPGGSVTLSCSSDSNPPALNFSWFKESESSAVGSGQSFSALQSGRFYCQAQNKYGSRRSDAVTVTVHHGPGRNVIENTAASGGFIIIIIIIIIIIIIITIIILFIIKKRRSVKTEDLTVKQNDLHSDASQRVSVHDEPLSEPDSANDAPYDSVKPNRFGGKTHESRDTEEVQYTTAQHHRKEEKKRLQEI; this is translated from the exons GTGTTGCTATGCTGATGTCCTTCAAAATGGCTCATCCTTTTCTTCTGATCTTTCTGCTCATGATTTACG GGGTTTCTAGTGCCGATTGGGGTGTGAGTTACAGAccttcacacatctgtgcaCTAAAGAACTCATCAGTGATAATGAGCTGTACTTATACATACCCTACTACTGGATATCAGATCATGAAAGTGTTATGGACTAAAGACACTGTAAGGGGTAAAGAGCCTCCAGATCTGTCTGAGGACCCTGAATACAGTCAGAGGCTTCAGTATCTGGGAGataaacagcagaactgcaccGTCAGACTGAGTCATGTGACAGTGATGGATTCACGCATGTACTATTTCAGATTCATCACTGATAAACCTGATGGTAAATGGATTGGTGATCCAGGAGTGACTCTTGCTGTCACAG atcttcaggtggagtctcctgagagagtgacagagggagattcagtccatctgacatgtaaaagcagctgcactctgactgacagagcaacattcatctggtacagagactcacagccattaactgagagaagagatggaaacaatgaactcctgctgcagtcagtcagaagagaggatgCAGGCAGATATAGCTGTTCTGTACACGGACACAACCACATCTCTCCTGCTGTTGAGCTCAATGTCACGT ATCCACCCAGCAATGTTTCAGTGTCCATAAGTCCgtctggtgaaatagtgtcaggaggttcagtgactctgagctgcagcagtgattcaaaccctcctgcagaaatcagctggtttaaaggaggAACGTTTGTAAGAGCTGGAAGAATCTACAACTtctcaaagatcagctctgatgacagtggaCAATACAAGTGCAAGTCCATCAATgaacatggagagaaatactctgACGCTGTGACTTTAAacgtcatgt ACCCTCCCAGGAACGTCTCAGTGTTGATAAACGGATCcggtgaaatagtgtcaggagattcagtgactctgatctgcagcagtgattcaaaccctcctgcggaaatcagctggtttaaaggaggAACGTTTGTAAGAGCTGGAAGAATCTACAacatctcaaagatcagctctgatgacagtggaCAATACAAGTGCAAGTCCATCAATaaacatggagagaaatactctgataatgtgactttaaatgtcatgt ACCCTCCCAGGAACGTCTCAGTGTTGATAAACGGATCcggtgaaatagtgtcaggagattcagtgactctgatctgcagcagtgattcaaaccctcctgcggaaatcagctggtttaaaggaggAACGTTTGTAAGAGCTGGAAGAATCTACAacatctcaaagatcagctctgatgacagtggaCAATACAAGTGCAAGTCCATCAATaaacatggagagaaatactctgataatgtgactttaaatgtcatgt ACCCTCCCAGGAACGTCTCAGTGTTGATAAAAggatctggtgaaatagtgtcaggaggttcagtgactctgatctgcagcagtgattcaaaccctcctgcagaAATCAGTTGGTTTAAAGGAGGAACGTTTGTAAGAGCTGGAAGAATCTACAACTtctcaaagatcagctctgatgacagtggaCAATACAAGTGCAAGTCCATCAATaaacatggagagaaatactctgatACTGTGACTTTAAacgtcatgt ACCCTCCCAGGAGCGTCTCAGTGTTGATAAAcggatctggtgaaatagtgcCAGGAGGTTCAGTGACTCTgagctgcagcagtgattcaaaccctcctgctctgaacttcagctggtttaaggaGAGTGAAAGCTCAGCTGTTGGatctggacagagtttcagtgcACTACAGAGTGGACGCTTCTACTGTCAGGCTCAGAATAAATATGGATCTCGGAGATCGGATGCTGTAACTGTCACAG TTCATCATGGTCCTGGTAGGAATGTGATTGAGAACACAGCGGCATCTGGAGGAttcatcataatcataatcatcataatcatcataatcatcatcatcaccatcatcatcctCTTTATAAT aAAGAAACGAAGGAGTGTTAAAACCGAAGATCTCACAGTGAAACAG AATGATCTCCATTCTGACGCGTCACAGAGAGTTTCAGTCCATGACGAGCCTCTTTCTGAACCGGATTCAGCCAATGACGCTCCATATGACAGTGTGAAACCAAACAGATTCGGAGGAAAAACTCACGAATCTAGAGATACTGAGGAGGTCCAGTACACAACTGCTCAACATCACAGAAaggaagagaagaaaagactgcAAGAGATATAA
- the LOC127499130 gene encoding B-cell receptor CD22-like isoform X1, with product MSERGVAMLMSFKMAHPFLLIFLLMIYGVSSADWGVSYRPSHICALKNSSVIMSCTYTYPTTGYQIMKVLWTKDTVRGKEPPDLSEDPEYSQRLQYLGDKQQNCTVRLSHVTVMDSRMYYFRFITDKPDGKWIGDPGVTLAVTDLQVESPERVTEGDSVHLTCKSSCTLTDRATFIWYRDSQPLTERRDGNNELLLQSVRREDAGRYSCSVHGHNHISPAVELNVTYPPSNVSVSISPSGEIVSGGSVTLSCSSDSNPPAEISWFKGGTFVRAGRIYNFSKISSDDSGQYKCKSINEHGEKYSDAVTLNVMYPPKNVSVLINGSGEIVSGDSVTLICSSDSNPPAEISWFKGGTFVRAGRIYNISKISSDDSGQYKCKSINKHGEKYSDNVTLNVMYPPRNVSVLINGSGEIVSGDSVTLICSSDSNPPAEISWFKGGTFVRAGRIYNISKISSDDSGQYKCKSINKHGEKYSDNVTLNVMYPPRNVSVLINGSGEIVSGDSVTLICSSDSNPPAEISWFKGGTFVRAGRIYNISKISSDDSGQYKCKSINKHGEKYSDNVTLNVMYPPRNVSVLIKGSGEIVSGGSVTLICSSDSNPPAEISWFKGGTFVRAGRIYNFSKISSDDSGQYKCKSINKHGEKYSDTVTLNVMYPPRSVSVLINGSGEIVPGGSVTLSCSSDSNPPALNFSWFKESESSAVGSGQSFSALQSGRFYCQAQNKYGSRRSDAVTVTVHHGPGRNVIENTAASGGFIIIIIIIIIIIIIITIIILFIIKKRRSVKTEDLTVKQNDLHSDASQRVSVHDEPLSEPDSANDAPYDSVKPNRFGGKTHESRDTEEVQYTTAQHHRKEEKKRLQEI from the exons GTGTTGCTATGCTGATGTCCTTCAAAATGGCTCATCCTTTTCTTCTGATCTTTCTGCTCATGATTTACG GGGTTTCTAGTGCCGATTGGGGTGTGAGTTACAGAccttcacacatctgtgcaCTAAAGAACTCATCAGTGATAATGAGCTGTACTTATACATACCCTACTACTGGATATCAGATCATGAAAGTGTTATGGACTAAAGACACTGTAAGGGGTAAAGAGCCTCCAGATCTGTCTGAGGACCCTGAATACAGTCAGAGGCTTCAGTATCTGGGAGataaacagcagaactgcaccGTCAGACTGAGTCATGTGACAGTGATGGATTCACGCATGTACTATTTCAGATTCATCACTGATAAACCTGATGGTAAATGGATTGGTGATCCAGGAGTGACTCTTGCTGTCACAG atcttcaggtggagtctcctgagagagtgacagagggagattcagtccatctgacatgtaaaagcagctgcactctgactgacagagcaacattcatctggtacagagactcacagccattaactgagagaagagatggaaacaatgaactcctgctgcagtcagtcagaagagaggatgCAGGCAGATATAGCTGTTCTGTACACGGACACAACCACATCTCTCCTGCTGTTGAGCTCAATGTCACGT ATCCACCCAGCAATGTTTCAGTGTCCATAAGTCCgtctggtgaaatagtgtcaggaggttcagtgactctgagctgcagcagtgattcaaaccctcctgcagaaatcagctggtttaaaggaggAACGTTTGTAAGAGCTGGAAGAATCTACAACTtctcaaagatcagctctgatgacagtggaCAATACAAGTGCAAGTCCATCAATgaacatggagagaaatactctgACGCTGTGACTTTAAacgtcatgt acCCTCCCAAGAACGTCTCAGTGTTGATAAACGGATCcggtgaaatagtgtcaggagattcagtgactctgatctgcagcagtgattcaaaccctcctgcggaaatcagctggtttaaaggaggAACGTTTGTAAGAGCTGGAAGAATCTACAacatctcaaagatcagctctgatgacagtggaCAATACAAGTGCAAGTCCATCAATaaacatggagagaaatactctgataatgtgactttaaatgtcatgt ACCCTCCCAGGAACGTCTCAGTGTTGATAAACGGATCcggtgaaatagtgtcaggagattcagtgactctgatctgcagcagtgattcaaaccctcctgcggaaatcagctggtttaaaggaggAACGTTTGTAAGAGCTGGAAGAATCTACAacatctcaaagatcagctctgatgacagtggaCAATACAAGTGCAAGTCCATCAATaaacatggagagaaatactctgataatgtgactttaaatgtcatgt ACCCTCCCAGGAACGTCTCAGTGTTGATAAACGGATCcggtgaaatagtgtcaggagattcagtgactctgatctgcagcagtgattcaaaccctcctgcggaaatcagctggtttaaaggaggAACGTTTGTAAGAGCTGGAAGAATCTACAacatctcaaagatcagctctgatgacagtggaCAATACAAGTGCAAGTCCATCAATaaacatggagagaaatactctgataatgtgactttaaatgtcatgt ACCCTCCCAGGAACGTCTCAGTGTTGATAAAAggatctggtgaaatagtgtcaggaggttcagtgactctgatctgcagcagtgattcaaaccctcctgcagaAATCAGTTGGTTTAAAGGAGGAACGTTTGTAAGAGCTGGAAGAATCTACAACTtctcaaagatcagctctgatgacagtggaCAATACAAGTGCAAGTCCATCAATaaacatggagagaaatactctgatACTGTGACTTTAAacgtcatgt ACCCTCCCAGGAGCGTCTCAGTGTTGATAAAcggatctggtgaaatagtgcCAGGAGGTTCAGTGACTCTgagctgcagcagtgattcaaaccctcctgctctgaacttcagctggtttaaggaGAGTGAAAGCTCAGCTGTTGGatctggacagagtttcagtgcACTACAGAGTGGACGCTTCTACTGTCAGGCTCAGAATAAATATGGATCTCGGAGATCGGATGCTGTAACTGTCACAG TTCATCATGGTCCTGGTAGGAATGTGATTGAGAACACAGCGGCATCTGGAGGAttcatcataatcataatcatcataatcatcataatcatcatcatcaccatcatcatcctCTTTATAAT aAAGAAACGAAGGAGTGTTAAAACCGAAGATCTCACAGTGAAACAG AATGATCTCCATTCTGACGCGTCACAGAGAGTTTCAGTCCATGACGAGCCTCTTTCTGAACCGGATTCAGCCAATGACGCTCCATATGACAGTGTGAAACCAAACAGATTCGGAGGAAAAACTCACGAATCTAGAGATACTGAGGAGGTCCAGTACACAACTGCTCAACATCACAGAAaggaagagaagaaaagactgcAAGAGATATAA